A stretch of DNA from Triticum dicoccoides isolate Atlit2015 ecotype Zavitan chromosome 2A, WEW_v2.0, whole genome shotgun sequence:
TCTCTAATACTCTCCTACCCGACCCCAACACCATGTAGAAACGACCTAATACTCTCCTACCCGACCCCAACACCATGTAGAAACGACAACACTATGCGACTCTGCGCTTTCGCATTGCCATAAAAAGGTCTAACTATGTCTTCTCATTTACTCTCGAGAATACATCTCACTCAATAAATCTCATTGGGCAATGGTCCAAGAGATCATCACCCATACTATTTCTCAACTTCAATTCCACTAGACTCATCGCCGAAAATATTCTCACAAGATTCTCGATCGGCACTGGTAAGATCAATACCTATTTGACATGCAAGTAGATCAAATAATAAAGAACACACTTTTCTGTTTCAACATGCATAATAGAGAGCTCACCAATAAACGTCATCGATAAAGTTGGCAAGTTGGAACTTGAGCCTTACCAAGCGCTCAAAGTACTGTACCGACTCAGTCGAGTTGGTTAACGCCTCATTTTTTTTTCGTTGGTTGTTTTTTTATCGATTTTTTGTTTTCACCTGGTTCCTTCAATCATTTCGTAAAATTTGGGAACATTTTATGACCATTTAATGGAAGTGAACTTTTAAAATAGTTCGAgttcattttttttagaaaatgaacatTCATTAAAATTGTAAGAATTTTTCTAAACCATTTCGTAAAATTCGGGAACATTTTttaagatgtgtttgaacttttCTTTTGCAAAACATGAAATTTCTTAGAACTTTTATGACCATTTaataaaaaatctgaaaatttacTTAAAAATGGTTTTCTAGTTTATTTAAACATTTCGTAAAATTTGTGAATATGTTTCATTGATGTGAATCTTTTTTCAAAACTTTGGGAACCTTTTTTGAAACATGAATATTTTCaaaattttgtgaacattttttggaaatacAAATGTGAGAATAAATAATAAGATAAAACAGAAAAGgcagtaatgaaaaaaattgaactgGGACGTTAGAGAAAAAAACAGCAACATTGTTTTTTTTAGAATTAAAAACAGGAACATTGTGGTACATGCTATcgctaaatgggctggcccaatatATTTACTCGCGCGCTCTCCCATCTCAACGACCTGACCTGAAGCAGGATCCTAAAAAAAACACATCCTGGCCTGACGCAGATTACTCAAAATAAAAACTGACCGCAAGTTGAGGATCGAATTCAATAAAAAGACTGATACCATAAAGCGTTGATGTGCACGAGATTGATCGAGAGAATCCAGCGTACCTGTTCTTCAGAGAGCCACCAACGGCAACTAGCAGGTTCAGTATCATTCCATTGCAGTTTCGATCATTTCATAAGTGTCTCTCAAAAAACTAGCAGGTTCAGTATCATCATTCCATTACAGGTGGATGCCGCCGAGAAGGGGCATCCAAGAACTGATCTCGCAACTTAAAATGGGATAATATGGCCCTTTCCCACTGTTGTATTTCAACAGAAATGAAACAAACAATTAATCCTAGCTGCAGTGTTAAAAGGGTGATAGGTTACATAGATACATCACATGCTGGTCAGCAAAGCAGTACAAACAGTATAGCACCTCAAAACTACCTACTTGAGGGGGAAATAAAACAATTCTTGTAAATACATATCTGTCACAACACATGGCATGGATTTCATCCCTAAACATATCTACATATACATATAGATGCGGGAAAAAAAATATGAAAAGCCACCAAATACAAGTACCACatccgatccaaattaattgacgctGACTTGgtataactttagtacaaagttgtaccgaCTTAGCGTCAATAATTAATTCGGACTGGAGGGAGTATGACAAGTCACCAATAAGCCTCGGCAAGAGCACTTGGTACAAGCTAAATCATGATATTTGAATTTTACTAGTCAAGCACTCGGTACAAGCTAAATCATGATATTAGCTGGGCATGTGCAGCAGGAACAACCAAACTTGAAGAAACTCATGCTAAAGAATTCAAGAGCTTCTGCAATACAAAGATGACAATTCACAATTCTTGCTAGTAAATGGTATATTTAGAATTCCTGTTAGAAGCACGGATACATGTTTAGAATTCCATTTAACTCAATTTTTGCTATAACTTCCAAGATAGCTTGATATCTATTCCACCAATGCGTCAATCAACTGCTGAAATGAAAATTAGAACTAGTCACAACAAAAGCCACCAGAAATACAAGTATAAGAAGTCACAAGGAAGTTGTTGCCTCAAGTTAGCAGATCTTGCTAGTAAAACAATAATATGTGTGAAGGGATTCTTGTTAAAAAGCACACATGCATGTTCAAAGATTCTTGTTAAAAGCACACATGAATGTTCAAAGATTCAATGAGCCATAGCTGCCAATGCAACATAGCAGTGTTCCACACAAAGTATGCAGCAGATGGAAATAAAAAATATGCAAACCTCCATAAAACTCATTAAACTCCTGTATCGCGCCAATAAGTTCGACGTATCTGAATATCACAGATTCATAGGTGAGAATTCCCTCAAATTCACATCTCTGCAAGTGAAATCACTATTCCCCTGAACCCGTCTGTGTACCATTCTGAAATCTTTGCCAAAAAATGTTCTATTTGAAAACAACATACTGAAGCTTGAACTTGCTATATAACCGAATGTTCTGAAACGACAGTAGATTACACGATTCATGATATTTGGCAAAGCAGCAGGCTCACTATATCATCTAAGCATTGACCACTCACTACCTGAGACAATCTGGCAATACATTCTTCATACAAACCAATCAAATCAAATGCATGATTTGATTCCCAACTTTCCATGATCAGTCAACATGAATGCGTTCGACACCGAGCACGACAACCTTGCAGCTTACACGTAAATCtcccatgctgctgctgctgctgctgttgctgtcaCAAAAGCAGTGTGTTAGTCTACACCAAAGCGACATGTTAATCTTGTGCAAATCCTACCCTTTTGGTGCAATGCTTTAGGATGCAACTTGTGCGATTCTACTCTTCTAAACAACCAATTGAAAAACGCAACAAATTTCTTGCAATAAGGTGATTTATACTCTGAAGAAACTGGAACATAGTTGACACTTGACATTTTCAAATTCAGTTTTCTTGCAACAATGTGATCTCTTATACGACCATTTTAAGAACTGGACGTAAATTGCAGGTAAGAGCAAGACAGTACCGCCGAGCTACACCAGATGCAGAATTAAGGCAAATAACTATTTTTCTAAACTCGTCGATGTCCAGTCAAGCAAGGGACCAACTGCCTAACATTGTGAACTGGAATACAACTATATTTCCTTACAGAGGGAGTAGCAAGTAACTATATCACCACTAAAGTTAGGTCGGGAACATACTAAAAAATAATTAAGCACTTAAAAGCTGATTTATATTATTAGCTGTGCACGCAACAAAGAACAACAAAggttgaaataaaataaaatttgcaACCTAAAAGACAAAGAGATTTTACAGCGAAAAGAACAAGTTTATGACGGGATCCTTGTTAGAATCACATATGCATGTCCGAAAGTTCATTTCATTCAGAGTTTATTATGATTACTTCCCAGAACTAGCAGTCCTGTGTTTTTCTCTCTGTAAATAAAGAACACAAACGGTAGACACAAATTAAGCAATGGGACTTAGAAGCAAAGATACCATAGCAGTATTCCATAGAAAGTTACAACAGATGAAAATCCAATCTACAACAAGATTCATTATCTCCAGATTTGTAGCAATAGTCTTAAAGCACCTAAAGGTTTGTATGAGCATAACCGTTACTTAATATACAAAGGCACTATCTTCCAGATTTCAATGCCAACTAGATACTTATTTTGCATCAACAAAGTAACTAATAATTGTAAATTCATACCGACAACTTTACATTCATTTCCGCATACGACGAACAGCTGCAGATTTCAGTGAGAACCTTCAACTTCATGCCCAGTGCCCTCATCATCACCAATCAAACACGGAGGCCAGGCCATAATATACGGATAGGCACGGTCATGAAATGTCCCATGGATCAGTAACTCAACCTCCGTGGTCCCCAATGAATGGTAGAATAACCAGCTGCGTTGTCTGCCAGCAGGGgttatgcatgtcatgtacaagTACACACATCCAGACCTAGCTTGCACAACTCTGAGTTTGCCCTCCGATTCCCCGGTCGTCCGCTCAATCTGTGCGCTCAAAGAGGGTATGAGCTGCTGCACCCAAACCCCAATTCCATCACCGTCCACACCACGGATCCAAACATGGAGGTGAAAATCATCAGATGCATATAGCATGCAGAGCTCTCCATCCTTAGTGTCCCCAACGATGAAATCGACCTGCCCGTAATCAATTATCCATGAGGGTAATGAGGGCAGATCCAGAGAGGAGACATCCATGGTGGCTGTGTTTATCCTAATCACACGTCTGTCCTCATAGAAAGGGCAGTAAACAGAGCCATTCACCAGCGCCCCAGCACCGTAATTTAGGCCGTACTCACCGCCGATTTCCACCCACGGGTGGACGACCCAATCCCTCGTCGCCGACGAGAAGACGGCGGCGCGAACCCTAGACACGTCGGCGCCGACGCAGACCACGCCGAACGACCTGGAGCTCCCCTCGGGACACAGCAGATGGAAGCCAAGGAAAACGAAGCCGGTGAGGCTCCCGACCGCGACATCGTCGGGCAGCGAGATGATGTCCGCAGCCCAGGTCATGGGATTCACCGCGGCCACGGCCCAGAGCGAGTTCCACATGAGGATGTAGCCGTCGCGGCAGTCCGTGACGGTCCAGCACGTGCGCGCGCCGTCGTCCGGcgggagggaggtgaggaagaagTCGCCGCGGTGGAGGGCGGCGGAGACGTCCGGATCTGAGCGGCGCAGGGGGGCGAAGGAGGGGGCGGTGGTGTTGTCGACCTCGAGAAAGATCCCGAGGAGGGGCGCCGGGTGGAGGGCGCGGAAGAGGCGGCGGAAGCGCCGGGAGGAGCGGACGGCGCCGAGCCACGAGCGGCAGGTGAGCGCGGCGCGGACGAGGGCCGGCAGGTTCGGCAGCCGGAGGAAGATCTCGAGGAGCTGGTCTTGGCCGAGCGAGGATATGGTTGTGGttccgtcgccagcggtggcgagggtggtggtggtggtggcggcggcagcggggaTCAACGGAGGTTTCGCTGGCGcagtcgccgccgccggcggcagtTCGCTGCTCATTGCTCGTGAGTGGAGTGAGCGGAGATTCTGGATCTGCAGTTGTTTATAGTAAGAATGGACAAGCCCATTATAGACTTCATGCTTTCAGCCCATGTACGCAATGGTCCAAGTAGTCCATATAAATTTATTTCGGGAGCCCTATCCTATGAGCACTCCATCTCGAGATAGTGAGTCGGCACAACATGTTAAGTTTGAAGAACTCATCATAGACATCCCATAGTTGACTAGAATGTCCTCTACCACTGAATGAATATCATCGGAAAgtttgaaataaattcagaaaaatacgAACAGTAGACTTGAAGCTTGGTGGGTTGGTTTCATCACAAGAAACCTGATCATCTGAGCTACACTTAGTTCGCACTTGCACATGCATCTTAGAACCATAACTCAGATaaggatctactccctccgtccgaaaaaacttgtcatcaaaatggacaaaaaagggtgtatctagaactaaaatacatctagatacatcccgttttattcattttgatgacaagtatttccggacggtggGAGTATAAAGCAATTATTCTTCGTTAGCACTGCTACATGATGAGATGGTATAAAtgttgattgatctttcttgagtGAATCTGTATTTTGTTCCTTACAAGTGCTCAACTGGTTGACGGTAAAACTATGTGGCATATTTCACCATTCAAGGAGGGAAAAATCATATAataatttaaaataaagttaatCTATATTTTTATTCCCAACATTCCAAACTACCCTAGTATAAAATTCTTATATGAACCCGACACGTTATTCAAACTCCATTTATTAGAATCTTTATGTCAATGTCAACTGATTTGGGTACACAATTGCAACTCATGGTTTCCGACCATCCTTTGTTAGCACGTTTTAAATGTCGACCTTAGCAACCTCTGTGTACTAAAGATATTTCTGCATTCCAAATTTTGGGTTACTATAAATATATCATTAAATACTACTAGTATACATAAATATTTGACATACAATTAACACATGTAAAAAAAATTCACTCTATCTTCAAGAAGGAAATAAAATGCATCCTCATCCATTTGCATTGATAGGATTTGATAGTCTACAAATTAATATTGCACATCAGATTCGTCTCATTTGAAGGAATATTATCATCACTATTTATTTGAGAACATTAAGAATTACCTCATTAGGAACAATACTCATAAAATACTACTAGCCGATGAGGCCTGTATATATGATAAGGAGACGTCCTTCACCGAATACAAGCAATCAATTGAGGAATCGACTACTGTTTCATTTTGTTGTTCTTGTGATCTGCGGTAACGAGAACAAGTCGAGGGAAACACCATTGATGGCACGAGGAACCATGGTACCCACCCTTCTGGTGCTGCTTCTGGCTATTTTTTGCGCGACCACCGTCGTCCACAGCAAGGAATGGATCGTCGGTCGCCAGAACGGATGGTTCTTCAGCATCTCCAATTGGGGGGACGACAAGCCAATCAAGGTCGGCGATGTGCTTGGTGAGAACTCTAAATCAAGTGATTAGCTATTTTTAATTCTGATATGTAATCTTGTGTTTGTAACTAATACTAATGCATGCAGTGTTCAAGTACAAGGCAATTGCACACAACGTGGTGCAGGTCTCAGAAGAAGACTACAACGCATGCACGGTCTCTCGCCCATCGCCGACCTACCGCTCCGGCAATGACCACATTAAGGTCACCAGCAGTGGCAGATTCTTCTTCATATGTTATGTGAAAACTCCTTTACACTGTGAGAATGGCATGAAGATAGCCATCACTGTCCAATAGATATACATGATCCCTCTTATGATACGTACATATGCGTGTCTTTGTACTAAGTCTTTAAGGTGCGATCTCATGACAGGATGATGGCAGAAGAAATAAATTGATGCTTGGCTCAAGTCTCCTACGTGTCTTGTATCCTCAAGATGTTTATTTCAAGACTGATTCATTGTGTATTCATGACACCTTGCTACAGCAACATCTATTGTTTATTTTTTAGGGGACCAATATCTATTCGGAAGAGCCAGTGGAACCATACCACTAGTTGAAGTATAGTTGGTTTTCACTTTAAGTGAAACGACGATGAATTCAAGTAATTTTAGTGGACACCGAAATGACAatattttatcaattttagcaataCACAGGAATTCAGATATTTTTAAAGTTTCCAAATATTTTGTTGAATTTCAGGTGAATGTTTCAGCCCTCTCGGCAAAATGCAAACTAAAAACACTAAAACTCCAGTGTTTCTGTGATTTCGGTTGTGGTGGTAATATTTCTGAAACTGAAAGTAAAAAAAAACACTAGATACAAGTTTCTTTCAATCTACTGACCATACCTTGCGAGGACATCGTCGATCCGTCCAGGACAAACAATCACACAAGCACGAGCAATGACACCTAGATTTGTTAACGAGACTCACCAACATGGCTACATCTTCGCAGCATGACTACAGGCACACCTCCCCATGTACCAAATCACATGATACAATCTACGATTAGCCTCCAAGGCCACGAGACAGTGCTCCGACCGCCACAGCGGGTCCGGCCATCCCTGTCACGGATGCCTGGACTATCCCTCTTGTGATTTTTGTCTTAGCCTATAACTTATGTCTAGTCTATTTGGCTACCCAtggtgactatatatatatatataatagtctCGGGTTACACATGTCCGACTCAAAGAACTAACCTACTGCTAATTACAACTGGCATAAAAGGCATGTAAAATGGGGTGAGAGATGTTAGAGAcgtataaaaataatataaaatgacatAGAAAGCATATaaagtgataatataatagcatttaacaatcaaaaactatagacacGTTAGAGACGTATCCGTGATTTATCTATAAAACAGGCGAGAGCCTATTTCGTTAAAGAACCACTGAAATTACCGCAAAAAAGATCAGAAATACATGAGCACCTTTTGCAGAAGAAAACATTCAAATTTATCAAAAAAGTTCACAAGAAGTATAAAGCACCCAAAATATAATTAAAATTGCATCGATGCCTCTGGATCACCGAACAACCACTACCATCGTCAGAACAAGCCGCCGGCACGCCACTATTGCCACTCCCCTGTTGGAGTCAGCATGACATTGTCAATGACAATCGGCAAGTCTTCGTGCACTACCCCTAAGGAGTAGCGCCCTGGGGCCGTTGTCATCGTCGTTGAACCCTTGAATCGATCTGAAGTATCTGACATCGTATCTCGCCGTCGCACACGCGAGGAACCCTAACCTCACCGTGCCATAGAGGAAGGGAATTTACACTAGAGCTCTGTCGGTTCTGTAAAGGCAGGCGAACTCAAGGAGGATCGGAACCCGAAAGACTAACTCATNNNNNNNNNNNNNNNNNNNNNNNNNNNNNNNNNNNNNNNNNNNNNNNNNNNNNNNNNNNNNNNNNNNNNNNNNNNNNNNNNNNNNNNNNNNNNNNNNNNNNNNNNNNNNNNNNNNNNNNNNNNNNNNNNNNNNNNNNNNNNNNNNNNNNNNNNNNNNNNNNNNNNNNNNNNNNNNNNNNNNNNNNNNNNNNNNNNNNNNNNNNNNNNNNNNNNNNNNNNNNNNNNNNNNNNNNNNNNNNNNNNNNNNNNNNCCGACTAAAACCCTAACTTAAATGAGTAGTAGGAGCCGAGGCACTGGAAGTCACCTCCCCACCGCTGGCTGCCGGAGCGGCGGGTTAGAGGGGAGGCGAATCCACGGACTCGTCGGTGTTACTTGGTGGGAAGGTGTAACCTAGCCGCCGCTAGGGCCTAGGAAAAAAACACTTCATGTTTTGGATCTTGACATGAGGTGGACACAAGCCAAAACACAGACACAATTTTAAAAATCTGCAACAATAACCAACAAACAATAAGCCATAACCAGAAAAATAGCAATTACAACAGCACAAAAATCTAGCAATTCATCTCCATCTCTCTCATTGTATCTTCTATCTGTACCGCAATAGCACAACACACAAACAAAGGAGAGCAACATCAAGATACAACAGAGCAAGCAAAATTGCTTTATGCTGAGCATATAAGAGAGTATACAATAGTTGCTGCATATGAAGCATCTGTTTATCTCTATACCCCATCCAACTCCGTCACGCCTGGCCGGCGGCTGCGACCTCGCGTCCAGCGCATCCACCTTTGTCGCTCCTCCACCAGGGGCCAAAAAATCCATTTGCTAAGCTATAAAACACGAATATTTCATAAACATGAACACAGAGCTATGATTGGGGAGTTGGGGAAGGCAAACAAAGTAAAATTGGAACGAAAAGATGTAGAAAAAGGAAGAACGTCACTAATCAAAGACAAGCTAGAGCAGCCAACAACGACAAATAGTACGTCAGTTGTTCAATCCACAACGGGAGCAAAGCAAAAGTCAGCAATCACGAATGGAGTGGAACCTCGTACTCGAAATCGCCATGGAAGTTGCAACAAAAACCCCGAGAGAATATCCCGCTCCCCCTCACCTCCTCTCTCCCCGTTGTACAATGGCTACTTGGCACCAAGTGAAGCGTCCGGAAATGAAACTTATAATATAAAGGCAAAAAAGATACCCGCGACATAACGGGTGGTAAAAGCTACTGGAATAAGTAATTGGCCCGATAGGAAAAACAGACATCCTCCATCGATCGAGATCACAACGCAAGATCAAATGGCTATAAAATTTGACTGAAGCCGAATTGTAATCAGTCGAATGAAAAGCAAAACCGTAAAATCAACGTGGTAGGATTCATTAGTTTGACATAGCCTAGAAGATCTGAAGTAAGAGAAACAATTTACATGTCCCCAAGCCCAGCACATCATGCTGCCTTTACATCTAATCTTATATTGTGATGTAAATAATTCTTAAACCACCAGCTCTGAGAAAAATATCCAAGTCGAGGAACGATGATCAATGGCCCTCGTTGGTGGGCCCATGGTTTGAGATCTCATGTTGAACATATCGCCCGTGTCGACAAAATAGATAACATCCGCTTCTATCTCCCCATGAGCAGGAATAGATTTGCAAAAGCGCCTGCTGATAAAAAGTGCCTGGCCATCGAGCCCATTAGTAACTGGCAACCACCCGTCTGCACTGACCTTCGCTTCGAATACTTCCACCTTGCGAGTGAACTTCATGGTATATTCAGGTATTTGCAATTGCCGCATCACCATGAGTAGCTTTCCGCACGACTCCACGAGGTGCCAGCTTACGGTGACGACATCCTTGGGTTCGTGGGGCACCTCCTCATCGTCCCACCAATGTGCGGCGTCCATAATCATGCCATCTCCAGTGCTCTTCCTTAGTTCATACACGGCACGCCTGTCATCGTCATCTTCACTCGCGTCAGGATTCGTGGCCATCTTGCGCTCATACTCCCCGTCTTCTTCACCGTCGTCCCACACATGAAAATGAAAATCATAATCCTCTATATGCATGATGACACGATCAATGCCATCAACACTGGGTATTCCATTGCTATCGAAGGCGATATCGAGGGATACAAGGTCATAGGCCTGGGTGATGCCATAAAGTTCATCTGCGAGAAAGGCAATGTCGATGATGTAGACACAGGGAGGCGTTCGTGGCTTGGGTGTCCACGCCCCTTTTCCCGGCCGGATTAAGATGAGTGGGTAATTCCAGTTGTTGGTCAGGACAGCGATGACGTCATCAGGGGTCGACCGCATGAGCACCTTGTGGATCTTGAAAAACTTGGAACGCTCGCGGATGATATTCTGCAGCTCGTGGAGCGGCACCGTCGTGCCGGAGAAAGGATTGTGCATGGAGTAACTATGCTGGTTCCCGGCACCGATGCAGTCGATGGCGAGCCATTCATCCGTGGAGCTGATGCACGTTGCATCCTCGGGCAAAGAGGGCATCCGGTACAGGAGATCGGTGCCGTCGGGCGTCAACAAGTAGCCATCCGACAAGACGATCCAGGGCACCTGCCGAGGCGCCGGAACCCGCATGTGCTCGCGTAGCGCCGTCTTCCATGAACGGCACACCGCCCAGAACCGAGCGCAGTCGGCCAAGTGATGGGGGGATGAGTGACGAGTGTTTCGACATGGATTTGTCtctgtaagagcatctacagcctcaAACCCGTCTCATACATTCGGACGGATCGTCCTGATCGATCTTTGGATACTTGGCGTCCTCCTTGTTCAGGCTGGGTCAAAGTTAATTGTGATGGCTCATTTTCCGATGATGATACTGTTGGAGCAGGCATGGTGCTCAGAGATGATAGGGATAACATTATTTTCTCGGCCTGTAGGCAACTGCTCTCCTGTAGAGATGCTCTTGAAGCGGAGTCGTGTGCATGCATGGATGGTCTTTCCTTTTCCTTGCAGAGAAGTGATCTTCTAGTTGCTATGGAGATGGACTCAATTATGGCGGTCAAGATGGTTTAAGCTAAAGAAGTTGATAGATTAGTTTATTTGTCGCTAGTTATAGAAATTAGACATCTTTTGAGTCTTCATgattcttgtattactcatatttcTCGTTCCTAAAATAGAGTTAGTGGCAATTTAGCTAAATTTGCGCGTATCGAAAGAAAAACCATCGTCACATGTATTGGTTCTGGACCTGAGAAACTGTCCAGCTAGCTGCTGATGACTGTATAAGACTATTATGAGTTGAgtaccctccgtccggaattaattATCGCTCAAACGGATGCATCTAGCAttgaaatatgtctagatacatccatttcagtgaCAACAATCCTGAACGGAGGTAGTACAAGTTTTTACCCGAAAGAAAGAACTAATTAGCCGGATATCCAATTCGGTGCCCAAGCTCATCTGCTCCCGCtcagaaaaaaatcaaaataaatacttgagaaattcaaaaaatttcaattttttttgtgtGATAGATAATTTGCCGTGTGAGGTCCGTTCCAAATTTGAACTCATctggacatctgagtagctctcggcaaaaaagacaaatcgggtcagaaTAGTGCGTGAACAGtaaatagtgtgtgtgtgtgtcggcgCTGCTCGGAGCTTGCTGGCCAGTCCGTAGCAATCAcgcagaagaagaagaaaaaaaatcattttggAGTGATCCAGCAAGGTGGGCAGTCGATCTCATACGGGCAAGCCCTCCACCATATGCAAGCATTCTTGGCACAGAATTCCGACTTGCACTGCAAGATGTTGCCGAGCGAGTCGGCACGGCCGGTATCGAGATCGAGGGCGAAGCTGCCCAAGGCAGCCGTGGTGAACACCAACACATTGCTCTTGTCGCAGTACCACAAGAGCTTGATGCCAAGGTCGCCGCCCAATTCCAAGGTCTCGGGCTCGGAGGAGATAGCCCTGCGCAGGCCAATCTCGCCGCTCTGGCGCCACATCCAGACCGTCCCCATACCTGGACGCGACGCTCGCCCAGGCCCATATCCTGAGCCACAAGCCGCCCTCCTCCAAGGAGTAGGCGCGAAgcacgtcgtcgtcgccgccgcggcagccgAGCATGAGCCCGAAGTCCCAGTACCTTCCAGAGCAACGGCTGTCGTTGGGGAGATCGAGCAAGGtgacacaccgcggccctcgcacgtCCAGGTCCAACGCGAGCATGGCCCGCTCGGTGCAGTCGCAGGTGCACTGCCAGATGATGCTGCCGCCGCGGACGGCCGGGGGGTTCCGTGGGTGCATCTCCAGAACCGACCACGCTCTGCCGTCTCCGTGAACCATGTCCGGGTGGCGCGCCTGCTCGCTGTCGACGAAGCACGGCGGAATCTCGAGGGTGCGCGTGGAGCTCCATTGCATTGTGCGGGAGGAGAAAATGCTGACCAACAGCTCTTGTCGCCCGGGGCGGATCGCTGCGACCACGAGCTCGAACGACGACGACGAGACGTCCCGGTTCAATCTTTTCAAGTCCCTGCCGGTGAGCAACGCGCAGGTGTACTCCCAGAAGCCGATGTCCGCGTCGACGTGGTATGGCGGGAGGAAGCTGCAGCTGCCCGTCGCGGGGTTGCAGACGCAGTAGTTGATGGCGGCGGTCGGCATGCGGTCGCCGGGCTTGGCCAGGGCGACGCGGCTGAGCACGAGGTACCCGTTGCGAGACAGGACGGGGTCCAGGTCCGGGTCTAGGCAGCGAGGGTCCA
This window harbors:
- the LOC119352856 gene encoding uncharacterized protein LOC119352856, with amino-acid sequence MSSELPPAAATAPAKPPLIPAAAATTTTTLATAGDGTTTISSLGQDQLLEIFLRLPNLPALVRAALTCRSWLGAVRSSRRFRRLFRALHPAPLLGIFLEVDNTTAPSFAPLRRSDPDVSAALHRGDFFLTSLPPDDGARTCWTVTDCRDGYILMWNSLWAVAAVNPMTWAADIISLPDDVAVGSLTGFVFLGFHLLCPEGSSRSFGVVCVGADVSRVRAAVFSSATRDWVVHPWVEIGGEYGLNYGAGALVNGSVYCPFYEDRRVIRINTATMDVSSLDLPSLPSWIIDYGQVDFIVGDTKDGELCMLYASDDFHLHVWIRGVDGDGIGVWVQQLIPSLSAQIERTTGESEGKLRVVQARSGCVYLYMTCITPAGRQRSWLFYHSLGTTEVELLIHGTFHDRAYPYIMAWPPCLIGDDEGTGHEVEGSH
- the LOC119358694 gene encoding basic blue protein-like, whose protein sequence is MARGTMVPTLLVLLLAIFCATTVVHSKEWIVGRQNGWFFSISNWGDDKPIKVGDVLVFKYKAIAHNVVQVSEEDYNACTVSRPSPTYRSGNDHIKVTSSGRFFFICYVKTPLHCENGMKIAITVQ